From the genome of Porphyromonadaceae bacterium W3.11:
TGCTGTGCTACGAGATGACGACGAACAGCACCCAATGTAGCGATAGGGCTCACGTGATTAGAGACCTCCATGCCTCTAATCTCTTGCTCCACATCCTCACCATTTAGCAAAAGATGCTGACCTTCAGGATGTGGTTCAAAGCGCAAATTAACCTCATGAAGACGCTTAGAAATCTCCTCTTCCATGGGTTCCCCTTCTGACCAAAGATTGTTCCTTAGGGAGAAAAGTGTAACGCCTCTATACATCGCACCAGTATCTATATAAGTATAGCCAAGACTTTTAGCCAGCTTTTTAGCAATCGTACTTTTACCACAAGACGAATGACCATCCAATGCAATATTTATTCTACCACTCATACGCTTTCTGCTACTAATTAGAAATGATCAATTTCAAATCGAAACAATCGCGATAGGACGATCTTTCTCGAAAAATCCCACAATATTATTGGTCAATTCTTCTGCCATAGCAATACGAGCCTCTCTAGTCTGTGTTCCTACGTGAGGAGTCATACTCACATTTTCTAAATCGTAAAGTTCATCTAGTGGGCAGTCATCATGCTCAAATACATCTAAGCCAGCTCCTGCTATCTTTCCATTCTTAAGAGCCTCTACTAAAGCGGCCTCATCCACCACTTTTCCACGAGCGGCATTGACAAGAATGGCATCCGGCTTCATCATCCCTAACGTTTCTGCATTCACCATATGATGAGACTCAGCAGTATAGGGCATATGCAGGGAGACAACGTCACAAGTGCGGAAAATCTCCTCTGGGCTCGAATAAGTTACACCAAGCTCTTTTTCTTCTTCAGGACTCAGTCTAGTTCGCTTATTATAAAAGACCTGCATCCCAAATGATTGTAACATTTTACCAACAGCCTTCCCTATATTTCCATAGCCAATGATACCGGCCTTCTTTTTATATAGATCCCAGCCCATTCCGTCAGCAAGACTACCTTTCTCACTTGAGCGTTGACGTCTCATCAAACGATCCCACTCTGCTACACGACGGCTTACGCTCAATAGCAGTGCTACAGTCAGTTCTGCAGTCGGCTGAATCACAGCCTGTGGTGTATTGGAAACTGTTATACCCTTAGAGTTGGCATACGCTACATCAATATTATTGAATCCAACGGCATAGTTAGCAATCAACTTCAGGTTTGGGAAATAATCAATAACTTTGGATGTCACTGGGATAGTAAATTCACTGGCGAGGACATCAACATCTTTAGGTAGCTCAGAGAGAAGGTCCTCTGAAAATTTCTTACCTTCAGGAATCGTCAAAACTTCATAACGCTCATAAAGCTCTTCTAATCCGGACGCAACAGTTGGCTGAAATAAAAATAGAATCTTCTTCTTATCCATAACTTCCTTTCTTTATATAGTGAATTTATCTCTTATGTTCATGTTTCTCCCCACAATATACTTAATACCACGTATATCCGCCCCTATTAGGCTGACTACTTTGCTGGTATCTTAGATCCTGCAATAACGAAGACTTAACAGCTATAGAGAAGTGATACGACTTGTAGGGTCCCAATGGGATAAAACTTGCCGTCATACTCCAGCAGTGAAGATCTCTAGTCACATTACAGGACATATTGGTAATTTTCTTCTCATCAAAATTGTAGTTCGCTGAGAAGTTAAGTCTCCAGTTCTTAGTCGGAGAAAACGACCCGTTAAAGCTTAAGTCTTGACGCCACTTATAACCATACTCTTTGATCTCAGGCTTAAATTCGCCTTGTCCTACCGATAAGTTATAATTAAATCCTAAGCTCCAATCCACATTATTCTCCAAATACCCATACTGATCGAAGGTCCCCAACTCATCATCGCCATGACTCATTAGATTAGTTGACTCATTGCCACCAGGTCCATCTCTGTCAGATAACCCATTGTTACCGTATGGGTCGTTATTAAGATTACCTCTATTAGGATCGTCATCACCATCTCCATCACCTTGATCTTTCTTACGCAATCCAAATACCCCCAAAAGTTTTTTTAGATTCTGAGGATTAAGCGTGTACGAAAACGATGTACTGGTACCTCTAAAGCGACCAAGACCTTTTCCATTAAGAACCCTCAGCTTATTCACACGATACGGACTAATACGCCCGTCATGCTCATGGTAGTCATAAGTGTACAGATCAAAAGCTCCACTCAAACGTAGTGTAAACGATTGAGAAAGTCTTAGAGACAAAGAAGCGGAGAGGTCACTCCATTGGAATGAGTCTGCGGCAAGATTATAACTTGTTGACAGGTTAAGGGACTCAATCAGACTGATCTTTTTGAATTCGGTTTCATCTGAAACAGAGTCTGTCTTCTGCTTAATTTTTGCTTCTAAGTTATTGCCTAGCGAAAAGCCGATACTACCGCTCGCTCCTCTCCCAGGAACGCCAAAAAGTTGTCGCTCGTACGGAGAATAATACGTATCCACCTCTCTACCTTCAGGAGTAATATAATTCAACTCTTCCCAATAACCATACTTTTTTGCACCAAAGTCGGGACGATAATTAATGGAGATAGATGGTTCCATTCGGTGACGAATCATATTGACCTTATCTCCCAAGAACGGCAAGGGCTTCCAGAAACCATATACAGTGGTAGATAAGGATAGAGACGCACTATAGTCATATACCCTATTAAAGCCAAAGGTTGTATCTGTTTCAACCACCTTATTCAAAGCAGGATCATATGCCTTTTGAAGCTTAGACATATACCAACGCTCAGTATAGTTAAAGCTAGGCGTTACTTTGATGTATTGACCGAGATCAAAAGAAGCAGAAATAGGGATAGAGTGACTCATCCCGTTACGCCAATCTCTCAGAAGGTTGGTCTTCAGGAGTTGATTCTCTTTCGTCTCGACCGTATTTCGTAGCTGTCCAGAATATGATACCGATATTTTTTCATACCAACGCTCTTTTCCCACTTGCTCTTTACGCTTGAATGGATAGATACGACTCATCGTAATAGATAAGTTAGGTAAAGTCATCGCGACGGTACTATCTCGTGATCTCTGAGTGATATCCATGGACCCGGAGATACTCCAAGGGCTGTTTGGAAAACGTTGGCTAAAGCTAATACTTGAGCTCTTCGTATTCTCCCCCATAATTGCTTGATTGTAGAGACCATCGAGATTATTATGATTATACGAGCTTGTAGAATAGTTTACATTCGCTGAAAAAGTACGATATGGATTGGCCTTAGCATCTTGCTGGTGTGACCACGCGATCCTAAAGTCTGTTCCTTTGGAGTAATCCCCTGCCACTTTATCCCCCCTTATAGTGACCAAGTAACTAGCATCAATAGAGCCACTATAGCGGTACCTCTTGCGATAGGTCGAGCGACCTCGCACACCCCAAGAACCTTTGGTATAGACATCACCAGTCAGTTCGAGATCCACATAATCATTTATGGCAAAGTAATACCCCCCATTTCTCAGATAAAACCCACGCTCCATCTCATCTCCATACGTTGGCATGATCAAGCCAGAAGCACGAGAAGTGGTAAATGGGAAAAAGGCAAAAGGCAACCCAATAGGTAGAGGGACATCTGCAAGCACTAAATAGAGTGGGCCAGCCACTAGATCTTTGCCCGGACGTACTTTTGCCTTAGTCATGGCTATATAGAAGTGGGGATGATCATGATTGGTACAAGTCGTGTATTTAGCATCCGCTAAGTTAAGTGCCTTGGTCTTTAGTCGCTTAGTTTGATTAGCTTTGATGTAACCTTCACCTTGCTGAGTAATGACTTCAGTGATATAACCTTTCTGAGTATGGAAGTTATAATTTATAGCACCAGCTTGATACTCCTCATCATCATTTTTGACTTTCGCATACACCCGCTCTTTCTTAAGGGAGTCTGGATAATCAATATAGGTACTAAACACCGTACCTGTATCTGTCTGAAGTTGCATAAAGTCTCCCTCCAGTTGCTGAGTTAGATAGCTCACCTTACCGCTACCATACATCCTCACAAGATTTCGCTTAGACAGAATCACGAGTGAATCTTGGGCCTCAAAATCCACTGGAGCAGTCAATTGCCCAGACTTCACAGAGTCTGTAGTTATGGAGTCATTCGGCAAAGAATCAGAAACAACTATGGACTCATCCTTAGAAATACGATTAGAACGAGTGCGTACAGAATCTGGCTGTAATAGAGGGGCCATAACACTATCCCGTTCGAGGACATCTCCCTTCAAAAGAGTATCATTAAGTACATATTGAAGTGCAAGATCCATCTCTCGACTCAATCTCCCCGCCCTTGCATAAGGGCTAATTAGGAATGAGAAGAGAAAATACCCTACCAGTATAAACAGTATGAGAGATGAGCTGATTCGCTTCACTAGCTGTACTTTTGCAACCTTTATAGGTATTATTAATAACGAACAAAGATACTTAAATCTCTGATGACTCTATTTGACTTCCCATGATTTAACATGTCATAATCCAATTTAATACATGGACCGTTGCTCCCTATCGTTCTTAAAGCGCTTGAATGCTATGGGCAGCTGATCTATCAGCTTGGATGCTGTGAGACTCTCCTGACAAAAGGCAGAAGCATATAAGTCAGCAGCAAAACCATGTATATAAGCAGCTATGCAACAGGATTGGACGGCCGTATGTCCCTTACCAAAAAGAGCTAGGATAATACCCGCCAACACATCTCCCGAACCTGCTGTCGCCAAACCTGGATTACCTGAGGTATTAAAATAAACCATTCCATCGGCACTACATGTCGCTGAATATGCCCCCTTCAGCAAAATATTCAACTTGTGAGTCTTTGCTACATCAATAGCTTTCATCAGCCGGCTATATGAGTTTTGAGAGGCCCCAAACAAGCGATCAAACTCGCCCTCATGGGGCGTAAGAATAGATCCCTCTGGAACTAACGCTAATAGATCTTCATCAGCATTAGCAATGATATTCAACGCATCCGCATCCAAGATCATAGGTCGGCGATAATTCTGCATCAAGTACTCTAAAGCAAATCGACTCTCTGTGGACTGACCTAATCCGGGACCGACAGCGATCGTATCATAATCCTCGATCTTCAAGCTATCTGCCGAAAAGCTATCGGAAGAGAAGTCTATTGAGACCAAGGCCTCTGGCAGTGCTACATGTGCAACCGTTTCATAACCCTTGGGCAAGTGAAGGGTCAGATGACCGACACCAGAAGTCATAGCCGCCTTACCAGCTAAGATTGGAGCTCCTATCATCCCTCTACTTCCTCCAATCAGTAAGACCTTACCATAATCATACTTATGAGTAAAAGTTCCTCTTCGTGGAAAAGCATGCTCCATCTCAAAGGTATCAAAAAGCTTAAAATCACTCTCAACAACATCACTGGGCAGGTTGATACCTAAGTTCATAACACTCCACGACCCAACGATTGAATGGTTTTCTCTGAAGAGAAAAGAGAGCTTCGGACTGTAATAGGTATAAGTCAGATTGGCTTTGAATATTTTAGAGGTGTCATTATCTTTATTATCACCCTCTAATAAACCACTCGGGATATCAATGGAGATCTTCGTAGCCTGCAAACTATTGAGATACATTATGACATTAGGAGTAGATCCTGTCAGAGGTGTCTGCTGCTCCACCCCACAGATAGCGTCAATCAAAATATCTTCCTCGTTGATAGGAGGTGGAGAAAATTGACTCGTAACCTCCATCAAATAATCCTCATAACTCTCCTTGAAGTTATCCCTCTCATTAATCACAAGCTCAGGGAGTACTCCAGTAGGATTAAGCAAGACAACCATGATTTCATGACCAAGGCTAGCAAGGGTAGTCGCAATTCGTAGCCCCAAGGCACCATTCTCATTAGGGCCTGCAAAGAGTACTACTTTCTGCTTCCCGAAGAAATCCTTTTTGAATTGCATGCAAAAAGCATTACTCTTCTGAGCTCTCAACTCACTTTCAGAGAGATTCTGCTCTTGCAAAATTTTATTTTCCAACTCCTTGACTTGGAAATAATTATATATCATTCGCATTAGTGATCCTCCTAATTAGTCTTCAACAAACACCAGATTCTCCTTCTGCTGTAATTTATCTGCCCACATATCACATGAAGGCAAGAATTTTTCTTCAATAAGCTTATCTCGCATGTCCGCTATTGAGGCAAACGCAGTATCTAATCTCTCTATATCTGCTTCACGACAACGCAATTCCACATGCCTACACCCTTCATCATCTATCAACGTTGGCAAGGCTCCAAACACATAAGGGTATCTATCCGAATGATGATACCTTGAGGTTGGGAGAATAAATGGGGTCTTATCATCAGCCATCAACATCCTCAAACTCAAGACCGCAGGACTCTGATACGCAGTATGTCCTCTATGCTTATAGATCGTAGTTCCAGCATACATGACTTCATCAAGAATCTCCTTTTGTTCCTCAATGTTCAACATCTCTGAGATAGGTCTTCCATTATGCTTGGCCAGCCCGATCATGGGGGCCATCTTCATGTCATGACTACCTAGTGTCAATGCACTACCCAGCTCATTCATAGGAATATCTAGCTTCCTCGACAGACTACGACGAAATCTCGTAGTATCCAACGCAGAAAGAGACATCACCTGTTCGGGATCCAAACCACTATGAACCAAAATCAGCAAACCCATCAAATCAGAAGGATTGCTCACGCAGACAACTCTTCGAACAGAAGAAGGACAGCTATTGATAGCCTCACCCAGCTCTTTCGCTAATGGGGCATTGCCTAACAACATAGACTCACGGCTCTGAAGCTTAGCTCTCGTACTTCTAGAGAAAAACACATAGCCACCCTCCGATAGAGCATCGTCCACTGAAGTGGTTATCCTCACATCTATCTCGTCAAAATAAGACTCCTCTAACTCGTCTTTCAGCCCCTGAAGGCGGGACTCATCACTCCCGTGTAGTACAAAACGCCTACTGAAGTTATTCAAAGCTGCATAGAAAGCTAGCTCACTCCCCAACATGCCAGTAGCACCATAAATAACCAATGGTTGCTCCGTAAAAAATACGCTCTTTTCCCCTACTTTCATTCTTGCATAACCTATATACAAACCAACCCAATGACAACCTGAGACTCCAGCCTCGAAGTTATCATCAGGTAAGTGATAATTTTTTTACAACTAGATTTACCCCTTAGGGCAAGAGTCGCTTATTTAGAATTCTCAGGAAGAGAATTAGCCTTCTTATCTAAAAATATATGCAGGATATACCCCACGACAACTAATGCTAAACCTATGATCAATCCAGTATTAGACTGTCCTGTACCAGCAACACCTAAATAAATTAGATAGCCTGCACCGATTAAGAGGAGAATCACTCCCAAGTTACTTAAAGCCTTCATATAACTATATATTGTAAGTTTTCTTATTTATTATCTCATACAAAGTAAATGATTTTTTGTCATTTTTCCAAGCCATTAGACATGAAATAATGCCATCTCACTTAACATTCTATAATGGTGACCCAGGAGGGGATCAAACCCCCGACCTTCAGAACCGGAATCTGACGCTCTATTCAACTGAGCTACTGGGCCATACCACAGGGAATAACAGCTATAAAAATAGGCCGATACCTCGCATGGTTCACAAATTTACTAAATCTTTTCCAGACAAGACGCCATTGAAGTAGGTGGAACAGGGTCTGAATACAATAACAGACCTTGAAAGATCGTGTTGCTTTTATTGCATCTTTGCAAATAGGTGTACTAAGTATGATCGACAGGTGATATTATGAGATATAAATTAGGCAGTTAGACTCTAAAGAAATTATTTCAAATGTATCAGCCCTACTCAGCAAAAACCGAGCAAAACTCTAGCTCTTCATACTCCTACTCACTAACTGCACAACATTGAAGATCCCTATGATATCTTTTAGATGTAATGTAATATCAGGATAATCAGGATTGAGTGAGCGGCAAACAATAGTTTCCTCTTCTAAATTCTGTGAAGCAATCGTCTTGACAATGATTCCCTCCTCTCGTGTCACAAAGACATAATAAGGCCAAGTACGGACATGAAGCCCTTCATTCCAATAACTTCGCTGGATCTGCCGACACAGTAATTTATCGCCATCTACTATCGCATGCACAGAGCCATCATCCATGGATGCTCCTCGAACCGTAAAGATATAATAATTGCCCTTATACTCTCTATCCACAGGTAGCGTCATGGTCTCAAACCCTTCCGGATCTTCATCTCCAAAACCAGTCAATGAGCCAGCGGCAGCAGGATCTGGGATTATGGGGAATACCCTAGTACTCAATACTTCATAGGCTTCAGCATTCCCCTCCCTAAGCTCCTCCTCTTGTCTTCTAAGATAGTCAGCATCTAAGATGTCACCCTGCCCATACAGTAGCCACTCTCGACTATATTTTGGGAAAGCCTGATGAATACGACTCATGGTCTGATCCATAGGATGAGCCTTATCTCTTAAAATACGGTATATCGTACTGCCCGCATTCATCCCGATAGCTTTGGCAAAAGTCTGGACATCCATCTTCTCCTCCTCCATCAGATAAGCGATACGTTCCCATCTATGGGAAAGCTCCGGGAAGGAGGGCTTAGCATGTGTTCTAAGCATCTTCTGCTTTCCCTCCATTAGCCAATCTGCATTGAAGATATCGCCGTATACTCTTAAGAACTGTCTAAGAAAATTCTTTGATAAGTATGGAGATGCTAAACTAAGAGCCCCACGTATCGTTACTGTTTTCAAGCCCGTAGCTTCACTTATATCATCATAAGTGTGAATATACCCCTTCCGTTGAAGATAATCGACACATTTTATCAACCTCTTCTTCCGTTGAAGCCGTTGCTTCTCAGCCGAAACAGTTCTTTTCGCCATTTATACTCCTCTTCAGACCAAAGGCAAAATTTCTATCCAATAACCATCAGGATCACTAATAAAATAGAGCCCCATGTCATGATTTTCATAACAGATACAATTCATCTCACGATGGTATTCACGCCATTGATCATAGTCGCCATCTACCCTCAGACATAGATGATATTCCAAATCCCCCAAATTATAGGGTTCTCTTCGGTCCCTAAGCCATGTTAGCTCCAGCGTAAAGCCAGTGTGTCCATCTCCTAGATAAACCAAGATAAAGGAGCCATCCTCAGCTTCTTTTCTACGAACTTCTTTTAATCCTAGAGCCTTTTCGTAGAAGGCTAAACTTCTATCCAAGTCTAAGACGTTAAAGTTAAAGTGATCAAAACGAGCCTTTAATTCCATCCCTCTATTTCTTTATTAATAAATTCTTATTCATTGGCGTAAATGGGATCCTCTCCCTCTAGCTTAAATCGCAATCGCCACCTTTTCTTCCCCTCATCATAAGCATGGGAATAGAGTATAAATCGCCCACACTGCTGAGTATGCTCTACATGGTCACCGATACACAGACAGACATCATAGTCACCAACCATAGCCAGTCGGACCGCTTCCGAAGCGTCCTCTGGGATACGGCTGAGATCCACACCATATTGAACAGCATTAGCCTGATCTGTGACCAAAAATGTAACGGGTAGATCCTCCAACAACACTCTATTAACCTCCTCCTCTAGAGCCTGAGCATCTGCTTCTGTAGGCGTCGTATCCATAATAAAATCCATTCGGGATTTCTTACGCTCCACATGAGCACTCACACTCCTACCTGTCCCAAAGAGTCGCACCATCGCACCATTGATGATATGCTCTACCGTATGCATCGGAGGATACTCCTTCTTATCATGTTCGTTGAACTGTACCAAAACGTTCTTTCTTGATTATAACGTGAATGAAAACCTCCCTATCAGATAACCCTCAGCAAAAAATTCGGCTTGATAGTTCCCTTCGGTCAGATACTCCTGGATATCCCAATACATCACCATAGGCAGCAACTCACCTCCATACTCCACTTGACGTGATACAGAATAAGGCACTTTTGCTCCCTCAAAGTCGAAAGTACCGCTCACACCAGCCTGCTCTAAGAGTAATCCATCTGGAGTCGTAATCCTCATGTATATATCTTTATAACCAGGCTCTGCAGTCACATTACTATCAATATTGAAAGAAAATTGTAATTGCTTCATTCGCTGTAAGCGACTCGTACTCTTCCCTCTTGAGTTAAGCCCCTGTGCACTAAAACTGGACACCGAAAGTTTTGCAGCCAGGGTCACCTGTTCTACCAGACGTTCCCGTTCAGCTTTCAGCTGCTGACGCTCCGAAGTCACCGCAGAGATCTGACGCTTCACCTCTTGATTCTCCGATCTCAACGCCTGATTTGCGGCATTCAAAGAGTCAATCTGTACCACATAGCTCCTCATAACCTTACGTAGGGTCTCCAGCTCTCTTTTGAGTTCAGCTATCCGAGTCGCATTGGTGTTCTTAACCGTCTTAAGCTCCTCCATCAAACGCTGCACCTTGGCTTGCTCAGTCGCCAACTTCTGAGCTAATGAGTCATTACTAATCTCAAAGCGATATCCCTCGTACTGTAATGCCAACTCATTGTACTCATCTTGGAGCATCTCTTTCTCCAACTGAGTCAGTTCTCGAACACTGGCTATCTCTCTCCTTTGCTGGATAATAGTAAAGACTCCTACTGCTACAATAAGCAACAGAAGGACACTCCCAACGATCACGAGTGCCTTTCTTTGTCTTTTCTTATCCTCTGTCATATCATCTCGTTGCACCACACTACTTACTTCTTTATATAGCTCTTTGATCTTTTACTCCACTCGTATCTCACGCCCTCTTTTTTAAGTAGTGGCATCACATCAGGATGTAATTCACGAGCTAACGCTTCATCAAATGTCGTCATCCTGAAGGACAGCCCAACTCCATCTGCATCTAGGACAATCTGATATGACCACCGACCTCTTTCTACAAGGGCATCCTTGATCTCTCTTCTATTCGAATCATCTGGACTAATAAAGTAATCTGCGGGGTCAGGACTCTGGATAAAATCACTCGTCTCCAAGCGGTTCCAATCCTTATCATAAAAAACTATTACCGACTGCTTAGGCTCTAACAGACTAGTTGCTACCATAGAAATCAGATAGCCCTTAGAACCCTTATAGGGCAAGAGTTTCATCTGGAGTTCCGTTGAAGGATCTAGGGTCATCTGGAGATAGTCATCAGTCAACCGAAGTAGGGTAACTTCAGCCCCCAACATATTCTTACTAGTCTCTATATCAGCCTCACCTTTCAGCTTTGCCTCATAGACCGCAAAGACTTGACTACGTTCCAAATCACCTAACGCTGGAATGACCTCAGAGGGAGCATCTTCAAAGACCTGACGAATGGAAGGCCTTTGAGCCATCATAGCCACCACTCCTATATGCATAAGAATGATAGCTACGATGAACTTTCCTAAAATATCTTTATATAACTTCACGAGTTAGTATAATGTAATATAATCTCTATTTCGCAATTGAGGAGTAACCAATATAGCAGAGCCATCACTCATCTCAAGTACAATATCCTTAATGATAGGCGAATTAATATAGGTGCGATGACTAAATAGATAAGCAAAAGCACTCAGGTATTTAGAATCTTGGATCTTCTCAGCCACCTTGAGGTACTTCGAGACATCCCAATACATATTCTGCTTGAATCCATCAGAATTAGGATAGATCGTACTCTCATCTCTTAGATCCCAAGTGTCATTCAAGAATTCCTTATAAGCCTTACTCATCTTCTCCACAGATGAATCTAATGGCAAGCCATTAATACTAGTAATGCGATCACCAGGACGAATACCTACCTTATCCGCTGGGCTGCCCTTATCCACCCAAACGACCAACTGTAGGTCATTGCTATCATAGTGAATACCCAAATATCTGTAACTCTCCCTATGAATCAAATAGATAGGATTCATGATATACTGTAGGTAAGGGAAGTTAGCCATCAACAAAGGCCCAAAGGCTTTCGCATAATTAGCTGTGCTATAAGAAGCATTTATACGCTCAGTAGCTCTACCACTCCAAAGCTTCACATTATCTTTACCATCAAAGATCTCTACCTCTAAGGTTAGCCTATAGGCACCGAAAAACGCTGGAGCATTAAGACTCAAGAAAGGAAAATCCTGAATTTCCCCAGTATAAGTATTCATCCTATAGTTCCTGAAATTCTCTTCCCTACCTGTACTACTACCTTCTCTATACTCTGGATTGGCCTCTAGTGAATGACGAACAGATACTAATAAGTCGCCACCCTTTTCTACGTATTTCAAGCCTTTCTTCTGAAGTGTTTGCTTGATCTGCTCAGCCTCCTCACCCACACGAGTATTGTTGACAAATGAGAAGCTCTTATATTGTATAAAGTCACGTTGCTCAGGCACAGTGTAAGCAAATGGCATATTGAAACGCCTTGCTGTCACATCCTCTAAGCTATACATACTGAAGGCTTGAGCGAGGTCTGCTTCAGAAAGAGCTCCTACAGGATAGCACTCTTTCCTAAGAGTCACCTTTCTAACAGCGTCACCAAAGTTGGCCAATTCTAAGTC
Proteins encoded in this window:
- a CDS encoding PDZ domain-containing protein: MKIRSFFASVMLVMISVLVASAQKVGVQNSHCEVGLLYQISYQPNWGDSHAIVVEVVPGSPAEKAGVRVGDVLKTINGQSTQKMSEEQINRALLNSSEGQVDLELANFGDAVRKVTLRKECYPVGALSEADLAQAFSMYSLEDVTARRFNMPFAYTVPEQRDFIQYKSFSFVNNTRVGEEAEQIKQTLQKKGLKYVEKGGDLLVSVRHSLEANPEYREGSSTGREENFRNYRMNTYTGEIQDFPFLSLNAPAFFGAYRLTLEVEIFDGKDNVKLWSGRATERINASYSTANYAKAFGPLLMANFPYLQYIMNPIYLIHRESYRYLGIHYDSNDLQLVVWVDKGSPADKVGIRPGDRITSINGLPLDSSVEKMSKAYKEFLNDTWDLRDESTIYPNSDGFKQNMYWDVSKYLKVAEKIQDSKYLSAFAYLFSHRTYINSPIIKDIVLEMSDGSAILVTPQLRNRDYITLY